The following coding sequences lie in one Lacerta agilis isolate rLacAgi1 chromosome 4, rLacAgi1.pri, whole genome shotgun sequence genomic window:
- the LOC117045417 gene encoding microtubule-associated tumor suppressor candidate 2-like isoform X2, translating to MGQCCCKLYYCLQCLDKTNESALVKEKELSAELANIKDEVALNAARYEKLQKEKEELEKKFEGKLRTLGWEQQEELRALEERLQLQYSAEIEQLQEDHKAQLIRVKSQHQEQVEDITTTQEAAVMEMENSQAVAIAVLQDEYERKVQELKSTHELEKRELEENFEKLRLSLQDQVDTLTFQSQSLKDKARRFEEALKKNTEEQLEIAMAPFQHLEEDMSSLKQILEMKNLLIHQQEKRIIELERLAEKNLILEEKIQVLQQQNEDLRVRIDQNTVVTRQLSEENANLQEYVEKESKEKKRLSRTNEELLWKLQTSDPMSPVKLSPTSPTHIYRSSSGPPTPAKVSTVPR from the exons AACGAAAGCGCCCTTGTGAAAGAAAAAGAGCTCTCAGCGGAGCTTGCAAACATCAAAGATGAAGTTG CCCTCAACGCAGCAAGATATGAGAAATTACAAAAAGAGAAGGAGGAGCTGGAAAAGAAGTTTGAGGGCAAGTTGAGGACGCTTGGttgggagcagcaggaggagctccGTGCTCTCGAAGAGCGGCTGCAGTTACAGTACAGTGCCGAAATAGAGCAATTGCAAGAGGATCACAAGGCGCAGCTCATCAGGGTCAAGAGCCAGCACCAAGAGCAG GTGGAAGATATTACAACAACTCAGGAAGCAGCGGTGATGGAGATGGAAAACAGTCAAGCTGTTGCTATTGCAGTGCTTCAGGATGAATATGAGCGCAAAGTTCAAG AACTAAAGTCTACACATGAGCTGGAAAAGAGAGAACTGGAAGAGAATTTTGAGAAGCTACGTCTGTCACTCCAG GACCAGGTCGACACCCTCACTTTTCAGAGCCAGTCTCTGAAGGACAAGGCAAGACGATTTGAAGAGGCATTAAAGAAAAACACTGAAGAGCAACTAGAG ATTGCAATGGCTCCATTTCAGCATTTAGAGGAAGACATGAGTAGCCTAAAGCAGATCTTGGAAATGAAGAATCTACTCATTCATCAACAGGAAAAGAGGATCATAGAGCTAGAGAGGCTG GCTGAAAAGAACTTAATATTAGAAGAAAAAATTCAAGTGCTCCAGCAGCAAAATGAGGATCTCAGAGTCAGGATTGATCAGAACACTGTGGTGACAAG GCAGTTATCTGAAGAAAATGCTAATCTCCAGGAATACGTTGAAAAAGAATCCAAGGAAAAGAAGAGGCTAAGTAGGACTAATGAAGAGCTGCTGTGGAAGCTTCAGACGTCAGACCCCATGAGCCCAGTTAAGCTGTCGCCAACATCGCCCACACATATTTATCGGTCTTCGTCAGGACCTCCTACCCCAGCTAAAGTCAGCACCGTGCCAAGATGA
- the LOC117045417 gene encoding microtubule-associated tumor suppressor candidate 2-like isoform X1 — translation MVQLFLPPFTRQGIAVQYTKNESALVKEKELSAELANIKDEVALNAARYEKLQKEKEELEKKFEGKLRTLGWEQQEELRALEERLQLQYSAEIEQLQEDHKAQLIRVKSQHQEQVEDITTTQEAAVMEMENSQAVAIAVLQDEYERKVQELKSTHELEKRELEENFEKLRLSLQDQVDTLTFQSQSLKDKARRFEEALKKNTEEQLEIAMAPFQHLEEDMSSLKQILEMKNLLIHQQEKRIIELERLAEKNLILEEKIQVLQQQNEDLRVRIDQNTVVTRQLSEENANLQEYVEKESKEKKRLSRTNEELLWKLQTSDPMSPVKLSPTSPTHIYRSSSGPPTPAKVSTVPR, via the exons ATGGTACAGCTCTTTCTCCCACCCTTCACAAGACAAGGAATAGCAGTGCAATATACAAAA AACGAAAGCGCCCTTGTGAAAGAAAAAGAGCTCTCAGCGGAGCTTGCAAACATCAAAGATGAAGTTG CCCTCAACGCAGCAAGATATGAGAAATTACAAAAAGAGAAGGAGGAGCTGGAAAAGAAGTTTGAGGGCAAGTTGAGGACGCTTGGttgggagcagcaggaggagctccGTGCTCTCGAAGAGCGGCTGCAGTTACAGTACAGTGCCGAAATAGAGCAATTGCAAGAGGATCACAAGGCGCAGCTCATCAGGGTCAAGAGCCAGCACCAAGAGCAG GTGGAAGATATTACAACAACTCAGGAAGCAGCGGTGATGGAGATGGAAAACAGTCAAGCTGTTGCTATTGCAGTGCTTCAGGATGAATATGAGCGCAAAGTTCAAG AACTAAAGTCTACACATGAGCTGGAAAAGAGAGAACTGGAAGAGAATTTTGAGAAGCTACGTCTGTCACTCCAG GACCAGGTCGACACCCTCACTTTTCAGAGCCAGTCTCTGAAGGACAAGGCAAGACGATTTGAAGAGGCATTAAAGAAAAACACTGAAGAGCAACTAGAG ATTGCAATGGCTCCATTTCAGCATTTAGAGGAAGACATGAGTAGCCTAAAGCAGATCTTGGAAATGAAGAATCTACTCATTCATCAACAGGAAAAGAGGATCATAGAGCTAGAGAGGCTG GCTGAAAAGAACTTAATATTAGAAGAAAAAATTCAAGTGCTCCAGCAGCAAAATGAGGATCTCAGAGTCAGGATTGATCAGAACACTGTGGTGACAAG GCAGTTATCTGAAGAAAATGCTAATCTCCAGGAATACGTTGAAAAAGAATCCAAGGAAAAGAAGAGGCTAAGTAGGACTAATGAAGAGCTGCTGTGGAAGCTTCAGACGTCAGACCCCATGAGCCCAGTTAAGCTGTCGCCAACATCGCCCACACATATTTATCGGTCTTCGTCAGGACCTCCTACCCCAGCTAAAGTCAGCACCGTGCCAAGATGA